One Chaetodon trifascialis isolate fChaTrf1 chromosome 12, fChaTrf1.hap1, whole genome shotgun sequence DNA window includes the following coding sequences:
- the hat1 gene encoding histone acetyltransferase type B catalytic subunit — MAGVNTMEKKLAEYKCDTNEAISLKLVRFPEDVDDDGTTFHPEYSHQLFGDDEVAFGYKGLQIQLFYAAGNLSTLFKVKYSSKVTEVFDCVEPDDVEGKIREIVPAGFTSNTDDFISLLEKEANFKPFGTLLHTYTVHSEEAGELTYQIHKADITCPGFQEYHERLQTFLMWFIETASFIDADDDRWDFFLVFEKYNKDGETLYATVGYMTVYNYYVYPDKTRPRVSQMLILPPFQGEGHGAQLLEAVHRFYCSLPKVQDITAEDPSENYVKLRDYVLVKLCQGLPSFATDKLHLGFSEDMVKEAQDKLKINKKHARRVYEILRLRATDMSDEDKAREFRLEVKKRLYGPYRKNKRELAKMRKCLRPEELVSHMAQMDTQMQHEELEKSYQVVVEDYRRIIERLASQA, encoded by the exons ATGGCGG GAGTAAATACCATGGAGAAGAAACTGGCAGAATACAAATGTGACACCAATGAAGCTATATCCTTGAAGCTgg TTCGCTTCCCAGAAGATGTCGATGATGACGGCACCACATTCCACCCCGAGTACAGCCATCAGCTTTTTGGAGACGA TGAGGTCGCTTTTGGATACAAAGGCCTTCAGATACAGCTCTTCTACGCTGCTGGAAACCTGAGCACCCTCTTCAAAGTGAAATACTCCTCAAAGGTCACTGAGGTGTTTGATTGTGTTGAG CCGGACGATGTTGAAGGGAAGATCCGGGAAATCGTTCCTGCTGGGTTCACCTCAAACACTGATGACTTCATCTCACTGCTGGAGAAGGAGGCCAATTTCAAGCCCTTCGGCACCCTGCTTCACACGTACACAGTCCACAGCGAGGAGGCAGGAGAACTCACGTACCAGATTCACAAG GCTGATATCACCTGCCCGGGATTCCAAGAGTATCACGAGCGCCTGCAGACCTTCCTCATGTGGTTCATAGAGACTGCCAGCTTCATCGACGCAGACGACGATCGTTGGGACTTCTTTCTTGT ATTTGAAAAGTACAATAAAGATGGGGAGACTCTCTACGCAACTGTTGGCTACATGACAGTTTATAATTACTACGTGTACCCAGACAAAACCCGACCACGTGTAAG CCAAATGTTGATCCTGCCTCCGTTCCAAGGAGAGGGGCATGGAGCTCAGCTTCTGGAGGCAGTGCACAGATTTTACTGCAGCCTGCCCAAAGTACAAGACATCACAG CTGAAGACCCCTCTGAGAACTACGTGAAGCTGAGAGACTATGTGCTGGTCAAGCTTTGTCAAGGCCTGCCGTCCTTTGCTACAGACAAGCTGCACCTTGGCTTCTCAGAGGACATGGTCAAAGAGGCACAAGACAAGCTGAAAATTAACAAG AAACATGCACGGCGAGTGTACGAAATCCTGCGCCTGAGAGCAACAGACATGAGTGACGAAGACAAAGCAAGAGAGTTCCGCctggaggtgaagaagaggctATATGGACCATACAGG AAGAATAAGAGGGAGCTGGCGAAGATGAGGAAGTGCCTGCGGCCGGAGGAGCTGGTGTCCCACATGGCTCAGATGGACACTCAGATGCAGCATGAAGAGCTGGAGAAGAGTTATCAGGTCGTTGTGGAAGACTACAGGAGAATCATTGAGAGGCTTGCGTCACAGGCCTGA